From the Leptospira biflexa serovar Patoc strain 'Patoc 1 (Paris)' genome, one window contains:
- a CDS encoding SDR family oxidoreductase has translation MLLKGNTILITGGTSGIGFALAKRFSDLGNQILVCGTNEKKLEEISISYPSWATYRFDISLPEERVKLFQKTTEDFPELNVVFNNAGIQRYPKLSEVEPWTDLEKEIDVNLGAPIHLSMLFAKHLFAKKNAAILNTTSGLSHIPLAYAPIYSATKAALHSFTLTLRFQFRNQPIEVIEVSPPMVDTDLGIPNTHTASLNLDEYADTVMIGLQNGELEITTGYSTITANASREQKNEIFLSMNLARSSSN, from the coding sequence ATGTTATTGAAAGGAAATACAATCCTCATCACCGGTGGAACGAGTGGGATCGGCTTCGCTCTCGCAAAAAGATTCTCTGATCTTGGAAACCAAATATTGGTTTGTGGTACGAATGAAAAGAAATTGGAAGAGATTTCTATATCTTATCCCAGCTGGGCTACGTATCGATTTGATATCTCTCTACCAGAAGAGAGGGTGAAATTGTTTCAAAAAACCACAGAAGATTTTCCAGAACTCAATGTAGTATTCAATAATGCGGGGATCCAAAGGTATCCGAAATTGAGTGAAGTAGAACCTTGGACAGATTTAGAAAAGGAGATCGATGTAAATTTGGGAGCTCCCATCCATCTTTCGATGTTATTCGCCAAGCACCTGTTCGCAAAAAAAAATGCGGCGATTTTAAATACAACCTCTGGATTGTCGCACATCCCGTTGGCGTATGCACCTATTTATAGTGCGACCAAAGCCGCTTTACACTCGTTCACACTCACACTACGATTTCAATTTCGAAATCAACCCATTGAAGTCATTGAAGTTTCGCCACCAATGGTGGATACAGACTTAGGAATCCCTAACACACATACGGCGAGTCTGAATTTGGACGAATATGCGGATACCGTTATGATTGGATTACAAAACGGAGAACTGGAAATCACAACTGGATATTCTACAATCACAGCCAATGCCAGTCGGGAACAAAAGAATGAGATCTTTTTGTCAATGAACTTGGCTCGTAGTTCCTCAAACTAA
- a CDS encoding esterase/lipase family protein: protein MKKTYYLFILMTLFTCVFLCSDQNLSQKIKIADHQECVVLIHGFLRSSNHLKNLRNFLIEKGYYVVSIDYESTSMTIQEIADSKLSHLSDVCQNQKTHFVTHSLGGIILRSYLNSNHIKHLGNTVMLAPPNQGSEVADFLSQFHVINLFLGPVVAQLKTDQTSFVHSLGLPKFKFGIIAGNLTLDPFSS from the coding sequence ATGAAAAAAACCTATTACCTTTTCATTTTAATGACTTTGTTTACTTGCGTATTCCTATGCTCGGATCAAAACCTATCTCAAAAAATAAAAATTGCTGATCATCAAGAATGTGTCGTATTGATTCATGGATTCCTTCGATCATCCAATCACCTAAAGAACCTGAGGAACTTTCTAATTGAGAAAGGATATTATGTTGTTTCTATCGATTACGAATCAACATCAATGACCATTCAAGAAATTGCAGATTCTAAACTTTCCCATCTATCAGACGTTTGTCAAAACCAAAAGACTCATTTTGTGACCCATTCACTTGGTGGAATTATCCTAAGGTCTTATTTAAATTCAAATCATATCAAACATCTTGGAAACACAGTGATGTTAGCTCCACCAAATCAAGGTAGCGAAGTTGCCGATTTCCTTTCCCAATTTCATGTTATTAATTTATTTTTAGGACCAGTCGTTGCCCAACTCAAAACGGATCAAACTAGTTTTGTACATTCATTAGGACTACCAAAATTTAAATTTGGTATCATAGCAGGAAATTTGACGTTAGATCCTTTTTCCTCCTGA
- a CDS encoding acyl-CoA dehydrogenase family protein translates to MTATAVKLEKSQAEKALNAQAALLNEVTKRLAQKNSDNGKVSVSKMDKTQHVFYQLAWMTAQQRVAENFIVYAWDASKGTGELEQKMALTFAAETVSNIRSELAARPAEYELTYQELFSKLFSDEINSFVEAASKMENYEAIVDKIVDLGHFGAYGLSEDHENFRGIFKDFAENVVVPHAEHVHRHDDLIPQEIINGLKDMGCFGLCIPEQFGGIQPDDRPDNISMLVVTEELSRGSLGAAGSLITRPEIMSKALLKGGTEEQKNKWLPLLASGEKFAGIMVTEPNYGSDVAGVSVTAKEVEGGFVINGVKTWCTFAGYANLLLILCRTEADPSLKHRGLSILLAEKPSFDGHEFSYKQEGGGSIQGKAIGTIGYRGMHSYEVSFEDYFVPKENLLGGDAGRGKGFYFQMEGFAGGRIQTAARANGVMQAALEAALRYSQERKVFAKPIYDYTLTKFKIAKMAMIVQATRQYTNYVATLLDDHKGQMEATLVKLYASKIAEWVTREAMQIHGGMGYAEEYPVSRYFVDARVFSIFEGAEEVMALRVVAKDLLDQALAS, encoded by the coding sequence ATGACCGCAACGGCAGTGAAACTCGAAAAATCCCAGGCGGAGAAGGCATTGAACGCCCAAGCCGCCCTCCTCAATGAAGTTACGAAACGACTCGCACAGAAAAATTCCGATAACGGCAAAGTTTCCGTCAGCAAAATGGACAAAACGCAACATGTGTTTTACCAACTTGCTTGGATGACAGCACAACAACGTGTTGCTGAAAACTTTATCGTTTATGCTTGGGATGCTTCCAAAGGAACTGGTGAATTGGAACAGAAAATGGCCCTCACTTTTGCGGCAGAAACTGTTTCCAACATTCGTTCTGAACTAGCAGCGCGTCCTGCAGAATACGAACTTACGTATCAGGAATTATTCTCCAAATTGTTTTCCGACGAAATCAACAGTTTCGTGGAAGCGGCCTCCAAAATGGAAAACTACGAAGCCATCGTTGATAAAATTGTCGACCTCGGACACTTCGGTGCTTACGGACTTTCTGAAGACCACGAAAATTTCCGTGGAATTTTCAAAGATTTCGCTGAAAATGTAGTCGTTCCACACGCAGAACATGTACACAGACATGATGACCTCATTCCTCAAGAAATCATCAATGGATTAAAAGACATGGGTTGTTTTGGTCTTTGTATCCCAGAACAGTTCGGTGGGATCCAACCAGATGATCGTCCAGACAACATATCGATGTTAGTGGTTACTGAAGAACTATCGCGTGGTTCCCTTGGAGCTGCAGGTTCCCTCATCACTCGTCCTGAAATCATGTCGAAGGCTCTCCTCAAAGGGGGAACTGAAGAACAAAAAAATAAATGGTTACCACTCCTTGCATCCGGCGAAAAATTTGCGGGAATCATGGTGACAGAACCTAACTACGGTTCCGATGTTGCTGGTGTCTCTGTCACTGCAAAAGAAGTGGAAGGTGGATTTGTCATCAATGGTGTGAAAACGTGGTGTACATTTGCAGGTTATGCGAACCTCCTTCTCATCCTTTGCCGCACGGAAGCAGATCCAAGTTTGAAACACAGAGGTCTTTCCATCCTACTTGCTGAAAAACCATCCTTTGACGGTCATGAATTCAGTTACAAACAAGAAGGTGGTGGATCGATCCAAGGAAAAGCAATCGGAACCATCGGTTACCGTGGAATGCACTCCTATGAAGTTTCTTTTGAAGACTACTTTGTTCCAAAAGAAAACCTTCTTGGTGGTGATGCAGGCCGTGGAAAAGGTTTTTACTTCCAAATGGAAGGATTTGCTGGTGGAAGGATCCAAACTGCTGCTCGTGCCAATGGTGTGATGCAAGCTGCTCTTGAAGCAGCACTTCGTTATTCACAAGAACGTAAAGTATTCGCAAAACCAATTTACGATTACACTTTAACAAAGTTTAAAATTGCGAAGATGGCTATGATTGTGCAAGCAACTCGCCAATACACAAACTATGTAGCAACTCTCCTCGATGACCACAAAGGCCAAATGGAAGCAACCCTTGTCAAATTGTATGCATCCAAAATTGCTGAATGGGTCACTCGGGAAGCGATGCAAATCCATGGTGGCATGGGTTATGCGGAAGAATACCCAGTATCCCGTTACTTCGTTGATGCTCGCGTATTCTCTATCTTTGAAGGGGCAGAGGAAGTGATGGCTCTTCGCGTCGTAGCGAAAGACCTTCTTGACCAAGCACTCGCTTCGTAA
- a CDS encoding START domain-containing protein, translating into MIQKQTLFPFLLGCFLFVNVLPLIAQSPEWSESKRKKGIQILTRPVPGSNIEEFLGKTEVEASISQIIALLVDPQSCKNLYHQCKELTVISGSEKKSSVYLRNGAPWPVNDRDVIMDRSFEQNDKTLTTTMKMKRLDSNAKGSPSGVTRMPGFEGYWKLIPLANGKIKIEYQAHFEPGGSVPQSVINLVLTDTPYETLLNLKSLVEQGKHKEAKYDWIKEPNHTPSN; encoded by the coding sequence ATGATCCAAAAACAGACACTCTTTCCATTCCTCTTGGGATGTTTTTTATTCGTAAACGTCCTTCCACTCATTGCCCAATCGCCAGAGTGGTCGGAATCAAAACGGAAAAAAGGAATCCAAATTCTCACAAGGCCAGTACCAGGTTCCAACATTGAAGAGTTTTTGGGCAAAACGGAAGTGGAAGCTTCTATCTCACAAATCATTGCTTTGCTAGTAGACCCACAATCTTGTAAAAATTTGTACCACCAATGCAAAGAACTTACTGTAATTTCTGGATCAGAGAAAAAATCATCTGTGTATTTACGAAATGGTGCACCTTGGCCGGTGAACGACCGTGATGTGATCATGGATAGAAGTTTTGAACAGAATGACAAAACTCTGACAACAACCATGAAGATGAAACGATTGGATTCCAATGCAAAAGGATCGCCATCTGGTGTCACTCGTATGCCTGGATTTGAAGGCTATTGGAAACTCATTCCACTTGCGAATGGTAAAATCAAGATTGAATACCAAGCGCATTTTGAACCAGGTGGTTCTGTTCCACAATCTGTGATCAATTTGGTTTTAACTGACACTCCTTATGAAACTTTGTTAAACTTAAAATCTTTAGTAGAACAAGGAAAACACAAAGAAGCGAAGTATGATTGGATCAAGGAGCCGAATCACACTCCTTCCAATTAA
- a CDS encoding crossover junction endodeoxyribonuclease RuvC has translation MKIIGIDPGSHRVGYAVLSFPEGMRRNPELLAYGTIEVAPKTPSPVNLLQIRSELQKILSLYQPEHAAVEELFFVQNTTTGMKVSESRGVILLTLGENQIPMVSLTATQIKKGISAKGNATKKEVRAAIQMILGFKDLKGHDDSWDAIACAFVGRSLV, from the coding sequence TTGAAAATCATTGGAATTGATCCAGGGTCCCACCGTGTCGGGTATGCCGTTTTGTCTTTCCCTGAAGGAATGCGGCGCAATCCAGAACTTCTAGCCTATGGAACAATTGAAGTGGCTCCGAAAACCCCTTCTCCCGTCAATTTATTGCAAATTCGTTCCGAACTTCAAAAAATCCTCTCCCTTTACCAACCAGAACACGCCGCCGTGGAGGAGTTATTCTTTGTCCAAAACACAACCACGGGGATGAAGGTTTCTGAATCACGAGGGGTGATTTTACTCACTCTGGGCGAAAACCAAATCCCGATGGTGTCACTCACTGCCACACAAATCAAAAAAGGAATCTCTGCCAAAGGGAACGCCACCAAAAAGGAAGTCCGGGCGGCGATCCAAATGATTTTGGGATTTAAGGACCTAAAAGGCCACGATGACTCCTGGGATGCCATCGCGTGTGCCTTTGTCGGTCGGTCCTTAGTTTGA
- a CDS encoding TetR/AcrR family transcriptional regulator: MPRTGLTASEIQDRAVEIAIDQIREKGFEKVRLVDVAKGMGISHAALYSHFQDKTALLDAVSERWLVKLDEQQESLVVEKRDPIQKILTWFLNLHRMKLEKVKLDPELFKAFDMAAEESKPFIQTHLSNMRKQMSSLVVEAINQKKIKKRDVNLITEILISAGTAFTHPKLVAQYSAENREPLLLETIEIVLKGLS, translated from the coding sequence ATGCCAAGAACTGGTCTTACCGCTTCGGAAATCCAAGACAGAGCCGTAGAAATCGCAATAGACCAAATTAGAGAAAAAGGTTTCGAAAAGGTTCGATTGGTGGATGTGGCCAAAGGAATGGGAATTAGCCATGCCGCCCTCTATTCTCATTTTCAAGACAAAACAGCCCTCCTCGATGCGGTTTCCGAACGTTGGCTTGTGAAGTTGGATGAGCAACAAGAATCGCTTGTGGTAGAAAAACGAGACCCAATCCAAAAGATCCTCACTTGGTTTCTCAACCTCCACCGAATGAAGTTGGAAAAAGTTAAACTGGATCCCGAACTGTTTAAGGCATTTGATATGGCAGCGGAAGAGTCAAAACCATTCATCCAAACGCATTTATCCAATATGCGAAAACAAATGTCGAGTTTGGTCGTTGAGGCGATCAATCAAAAGAAAATCAAAAAACGTGATGTGAATTTAATCACCGAAATTTTAATCTCTGCTGGTACAGCATTCACTCACCCAAAACTTGTAGCCCAATATTCAGCTGAAAATAGGGAACCTTTACTATTAGAAACGATTGAAATTGTTTTGAAAGGGTTAAGTTAA
- a CDS encoding serine hydrolase domain-containing protein, with the protein MKNKTFTLFVFASLSLFLIECQKSVQTDKDTQATLIAGIFGSCFSLDSCFDQYTKSTDEGASFQVFDQDGSRIYARQSVLDFNTYKPIASGSKWVTAITAMRVIDCNTNSAIYAQCGTVTTGTCNNGAVGGAISLSRTTAQVLGWTGTYANVTLRQLLSFTSGLNAGGSSGAGQASCISTLPVGASSTEKDSCVNNIRDQSTGTPGALYQYNSNHMAVAQRMLEVSCNKTWDTLFSQLIVTPLGWDASQAIWRGNSRGGTDTDGSLSGAYGLSISPEHYARMLNALLTNGTAKNSVGANITNFLSTTSVTEILADQYNGAKIGYSQFSAFGYRWQYGLGNWRFCTVTDVPAECDRDLISHSIGINGFYPWLDKNRNYMAILAVNNIGRKNGLSLLPASSTSLFFAETVRPLIHSQIGR; encoded by the coding sequence ATGAAAAATAAAACATTTACATTATTTGTTTTCGCAAGTTTATCCTTATTCTTAATTGAATGCCAAAAATCAGTTCAAACTGATAAAGATACCCAAGCCACCTTGATTGCAGGAATCTTTGGATCCTGTTTTAGTTTGGATTCTTGTTTTGACCAGTATACCAAATCGACGGATGAAGGTGCCAGTTTCCAGGTGTTTGACCAAGATGGTTCACGGATTTATGCAAGGCAGTCTGTACTTGATTTTAATACCTACAAACCAATTGCATCAGGTTCCAAATGGGTGACTGCCATCACAGCAATGAGGGTCATTGATTGTAACACAAATAGTGCTATATATGCACAATGCGGAACAGTGACTACAGGGACTTGTAATAACGGTGCCGTTGGCGGTGCCATTTCGTTGTCTCGCACGACGGCCCAAGTACTTGGATGGACAGGCACGTATGCTAATGTCACCTTACGTCAGTTATTGTCATTTACTTCCGGACTAAATGCAGGTGGAAGTAGTGGAGCGGGGCAAGCAAGTTGTATTTCAACACTTCCAGTGGGGGCAAGTTCAACAGAAAAAGATAGTTGTGTGAATAATATCAGAGACCAATCTACTGGCACTCCTGGAGCATTGTACCAATACAATTCCAATCATATGGCAGTCGCACAACGAATGTTAGAAGTGTCATGTAACAAAACATGGGATACTTTATTTTCTCAACTCATCGTCACTCCTCTAGGTTGGGATGCTAGCCAAGCAATCTGGCGAGGAAATTCGAGAGGGGGAACCGATACCGATGGAAGTTTATCCGGTGCTTATGGACTCTCCATATCTCCAGAACATTACGCAAGGATGTTAAATGCACTTCTTACGAATGGTACTGCTAAAAATTCAGTAGGTGCAAACATAACCAATTTTCTTTCCACAACATCGGTGACAGAAATTTTGGCAGACCAGTACAATGGAGCAAAAATTGGTTATTCACAATTTTCAGCTTTTGGTTACCGTTGGCAATATGGACTTGGAAACTGGAGGTTTTGCACTGTGACTGATGTCCCTGCGGAATGTGATCGAGATTTGATCTCCCATAGCATTGGGATCAATGGATTTTATCCATGGCTCGATAAAAATCGGAATTATATGGCAATCCTTGCTGTGAATAATATCGGAAGAAAAAATGGATTGAGTTTGTTACCAGCTTCTTCAACCTCATTATTCTTTGCAGAAACTGTAAGACCGCTCATACATTCGCAAATAGGTAGGTAA